The Actinomycetota bacterium genome includes a region encoding these proteins:
- a CDS encoding SufE family protein, translating into MGQRRARADREVRDKLHEIVEEFADTPKELRLPLLLDFANSLPPLPDRLVEDRDSMEPVEECQAPLFLAVEVQPVEVRLFFDAPMEAPTSRGFAAVLHEGLDGASPEEVLATPNDFYLSMGLEELVTPLRMRGMAGMLARVKRRVAAGIEA; encoded by the coding sequence ATGGGGCAACGCCGTGCGCGTGCCGATCGAGAAGTGAGGGACAAGCTTCACGAGATCGTCGAGGAGTTCGCGGACACGCCGAAGGAGCTCCGCCTGCCGCTGCTGCTCGACTTCGCCAACTCCCTGCCACCGCTACCCGACCGCCTGGTGGAAGACCGCGACAGCATGGAGCCGGTGGAGGAGTGCCAGGCGCCGCTGTTCCTCGCGGTGGAGGTGCAGCCGGTGGAGGTGCGGCTGTTCTTCGACGCGCCCATGGAGGCGCCCACCTCCCGCGGCTTCGCCGCCGTGCTGCACGAGGGCCTCGACGGCGCCAGCCCCGAGGAGGTGCTGGCCACCCCCAACGACTTCTACCTGTCGATGGGGCTCGAGGAGCTGGTGACCCCGCTTCGCATGCGCGGCATGGCTGGCATGCTGGCCCGGGTCAAGCGCCGGGTGGCTGCGGGCATCGAGGCCTGA
- a CDS encoding sulfurtransferase, whose product MPVEYDQDPKIKAYAHPERMVTTEWLEAHLGDPGLVVAESDEDVLLYDTGHIPGAVKIDWHLDLNDPLTRDYVDAKGFSKLMSAKGITPDTTIVFYGDQNNWWASYALWVTSLFGHADVRLLDGGRKKWVNEGRPITTDVPSPAPADYPVTERDDSVIRAYREQVLAHIGNGKLVDVRSPGEFSGELLHMPEYPQEGAIRGGHIPTAANVPWRRAADEDDGTFLPVDELRAIYEGEIGLDKGDDVIAYCRIGERSSHTWFVLTHLLGFDQVRNYDGSWVEWGNAVRVPIEK is encoded by the coding sequence CGATCAGGACCCGAAGATCAAGGCCTACGCCCACCCCGAGCGGATGGTCACCACCGAGTGGCTCGAGGCCCACCTGGGCGACCCCGGGCTGGTCGTGGCGGAGAGCGACGAGGACGTGCTGCTGTACGACACCGGGCACATCCCCGGCGCCGTCAAGATCGACTGGCACCTCGACCTGAACGACCCGCTCACCCGCGACTACGTGGATGCCAAGGGCTTCTCGAAGTTGATGTCGGCGAAGGGCATCACGCCCGACACCACCATCGTCTTCTACGGCGACCAGAACAATTGGTGGGCGTCGTACGCCCTGTGGGTCACCTCGCTTTTCGGGCACGCCGACGTGCGCCTGCTCGACGGCGGCCGCAAGAAGTGGGTGAACGAAGGCCGCCCGATCACCACCGACGTGCCCTCCCCCGCTCCGGCCGACTACCCGGTGACCGAGCGCGACGACAGCGTGATCCGCGCCTACCGCGAGCAGGTACTCGCCCACATCGGCAACGGCAAGCTGGTGGACGTGCGCTCGCCCGGGGAGTTCTCGGGCGAGCTGCTGCACATGCCCGAGTACCCGCAGGAGGGCGCCATTCGCGGCGGGCACATCCCCACCGCCGCCAACGTGCCGTGGCGCCGCGCGGCGGATGAGGACGACGGTACGTTCCTTCCGGTGGACGAACTGCGCGCCATCTACGAGGGCGAGATCGGACTCGACAAGGGCGACGACGTGATCGCCTACTGCCGCATCGGCGAGCGATCCAGCCACACCTGGTTCGTGCTCACCCACCTGCTGGGCTTCGACCAGGTGCGCAACTACGACGGCTCGTGGGTGGAATGGGGCAACGCCGTGCGCGTGCCGATCGAGAAGTGA
- a CDS encoding CrcB family protein, with translation MSPRAAALVAIAVGGAIGALVRAGLAEGLPSESWPLGTLVVNIVGTVLLAAVAAMIAWRPSLPHWLHPLAAVGFCGSLTTFSGIQLEALGLMRRGMSATAVLYVAATVVLGLIAVVATRRVMARVLR, from the coding sequence ATGAGTCCCCGTGCTGCGGCCCTTGTCGCCATCGCCGTGGGCGGAGCCATCGGCGCCCTCGTGCGTGCTGGCCTGGCCGAGGGGCTACCCAGCGAGAGCTGGCCGCTCGGCACTCTGGTCGTGAACATCGTGGGCACCGTGCTGCTCGCCGCGGTGGCGGCGATGATCGCCTGGCGCCCATCCCTGCCCCACTGGCTCCATCCGCTTGCGGCCGTGGGCTTCTGCGGATCGCTCACCACGTTCTCGGGAATCCAGCTCGAGGCTTTGGGCCTGATGCGCCGGGGCATGTCGGCCACGGCCGTGCTCTACGTCGCGGCCACGGTGGTGCTGGGGCTCATCGCCGTGGTGGCCACCCGGCGCGTCATGGCGCGGGTGCTCAGGTGA